The DNA segment CGGTTGTTGCTGCTGTTATCGAGCTGAAGACCCTGTCTCAAGAGTGTGCCGACACTAAGGCGATTGCTCAGGTAGGTACTATCTCTGCTAACTCTGACGAGTCAATCGGTGAAATCATCGCAACTGCGATGGAAAAAGTCGGTAAAGAAGGCGTGATCACCGTTGAAGAAGGTCAAGCGCTAGAGAACGAGCTGGACGTGGTTGAAGGTATGCAGTTCGACCGCGGTTACTTGTCTCCATACTTCATCAACAAGCCAGAAACTGGCAGCGTTGAATTAGATCACCCATTCGTCCTATTGGTTGACAAGAAAATTTCTAACATCCGTGAACTGTTGCCAATCCTTGAAGGTCTGGCGAAAACGGGTAAGCCATTACTGATCATCGCCGAAGACGTTGAAGGCGAAGCCTTAGCGACTCTGGTTGTGAACAACATGCGCGGTATCGTTAAAGTTGCTGCGGTTAAGGCACCAGGCTTTGGTGACCGTCGTAAGGCGATGCTACAAGACGTAGCGATTTTGACTGGCGGTACTGTGATTGCCGAAGAGATCGGTCTAGAGCTTGAAAAAGCAACCTTAGAAGATTTAGGTACAGCTAAGCGCGTTGTGATCACCAAAGATGACACTACCATCATCGACGGTAATGGTGAACAAGCGCAAATCGAAGCGCGCGTTAGCCAAATCAAGCAACAAATCCAGGCAGAAGAATCTACTTCTGACTACGACAGAGAGAAGCTACAAGAGCGTATGGCTAAGCTAGCCGGCGGTGTTGCAGTGATCAAAGTTGGTGCGGCTACCGAAGTTGAAATGAAAGAGAAGAAGGCTCGCGTAGAAGATGCGCTACACGCGACTCGCGCCGCGGTTGAAGAAGGTGTGGTTGCTGGTGGTGGTGTTGCCCTGGTACGCGTTGCCTCTAAGATTGCTGAAGTTGAAGTGGCTAACGAAGACCAGAAGCACGGTGTGACTATCGCACTGCGCGCCATGGAAGCGCCTCTACGTCAAATCGCAACCAACGCGGGTGAAGAAGCCTCTGTTGTAGCGAACACAGTGAAGAACGGCAGCGGTAACTTCGGTTACAACGCGGGCAACGACACCTACGGTGACATGCTAGAGATGGGTATCCTTGACCCAACTAAAGTGACTCGTAGCGCCCTACAGTTCGCAGCGTCTATCGCAGGTCTGATGATCACTACCGAAGCTATGGTAGCTGAGCTGCCAAAAGCTGATGCGCCAGATATGGGCGGTATGGGTGGAATGGGTGGAATGGGCGGCATGATGTGATCCTAGCTGGTTAAAATCGTTTATAGCTGCGTTACTTTGTTACTCGTGTAGAAAAACGCTACACGTCGCAACAAAAAGCCTTGCTCTAAAACGATTTTTCCTGCGCAAAAACATCTGCGGTCTTTAGCTTAATCGCTTAACACCCAAATAGTTATAAAAGAAAATGAAAACCCCGATACTGGCAACAGTATCGGGGTTTTGTTTTTGGCGCTGACTGCGTCAGAGTGTTGATGTTATCTCGGCAGAGATAGATGCTGCGAATGGACTACAGCAGCGCTTTAAGGATTTGGATTCCCTAATTGCTTGCCGCAGGCTCTCGCACTGTTACACCAGTGACTCGCCGTAGATACATCCCTGTAGGCTCTACTAAAACATCCATGTTTTAGAAGGTCACTGGTGCAACAATGCCAGTTTTGGGGTAACCATTGAGTGAAGAGTTACGCCGGTCTTAGGTGTTCGCATTTGAAGTGGATATAAATTTAGGCTTATATCCACTGATAAACAAAACTGCACGATTTAAGTTCACCTGCCCTAGAGGATTACTAACACTCGCTTCTATAGCTCATAGTGATTCATTGGTACTTGGCTTAGGTTGTCTAGTCGCCATGCGCCTTGTTCATAGATAAAGCTTAGGCTCTGTAGATCATCTTTAAAGTCATAGCGCTCGTTGGAAGGACTGAGTCTGTCCTTAAACTCAATTTGGATATTTTTATAACCATCGGCCAATTTCTGCTGACCTAAATGATTGGGGAGTGTGATAAGGCGAGAGAGGGCGCTATCCAGTTCCTTATCTTGTATTGGCAACTGTTCTTGTTTAAAGCGCTCGGTAAAAAGGGCGGAGAACTTTTGTTTATCTTTGCTATGACTGTAGGCGGCTAGTGTCCAGTTGGCGAGCACGAGTTCAAACGTGCTGTAGGCTTGGTTAAGCGCTGCAAAGGGAGTTTTATCCTTGTTAGACAAATAATCTTGGAAGCGAGGGGATGCATTTCGGTAGCTGTCTTTAAGGATTTTGCTGATTTCGTCGAGTTTCGGCTGATTGTAGGTTTTAAACTGTGCGGCCAGCGCGTCGATAGCCTCACCTTTTTGCTCCCAGCTTAAGCCGCCCTCACCAATTACGCTTAAATCTTTCTTGTGGGGTGTGACTAGTGGTTTGAGATCGGGGTTTTGATTCATGATGTTGCGGATCTTGTCACCAATCCCCTCTATAAAGGCAGTAGATTGTAAGTTGGCTTTACTATCAAAGAATAATCCCGCGCCGCTATAAGGGTCGACCCAGAGATCTGGATTGTTGATTTCGGTCATGCGGTTTGCATCGAGCGCTTTTATATCAGCCACCTTGGTATACAGCTGGCCGAGCGCTGCTTGATGTTTAAGGGTGAAAGCGGAGCGTTCGGCTTTGGCTTTTGCATCAATTTGGCTGTATTGCTGAGCGAGTGATATTAGCTCTGCATCATCTTGGATCCTTTGGTGCGAGTAGTAACCGCAGCGACTATCGCAGGCATAGTTAGCTAGTGTTGAAATGCTGTCTAACTCTATTTGCTTGGTTTGCACAAACACTAGGCTGCTATAAAGGTAAAGTGGTGTATCCGTGCTCTTATCGACCAGATAAACCTTATTATTAGGATTATGTTGGCCTGTGACATTGAGATCTTTCTTGGTAGCACAGACACTAAATTGATGTGCAGTTACGGGAATATTCCGCTGATAGACTGAGACAAACAGTTTATCTAGGCTGATGTGAGCCGGAACTTCGCCTTTGATCTCGACATCGCATGTCTGTGCGAGGGCCAAGTGAGAAGAACAGCCAAGGAGTATGGCTGTGAGAATCAGTCCTTTGTTCATAGATAGCATCCTTATTTCTACCAATTTACTGTGTATCGGCGAGTGTAATGTCGCGTTGTTAAAAATGGTTTGTATCTTGTTAATCGCATCCCAATCAAGACCGGGACTAGGTGGAAACTGAGGCTATTGTGCGGGGGCGTTATCAGCAGAATCCATTCATAACTTGATAATAAACAAACCCATAGTACCTAAGTAACAGCAAAAAGTTAAACTTGAGATTGAATTTAGGTAAACGGTAGCGTGATAGATTCACCCGTGACAGTGATATTGCGGCGGTATTCTGGGAAGAGTTACGGGTGCAATGGTTACATTGACACCCATTGTTGAAGCTCGGATTAGCGATTAATGCCTATCCAAGGCCTTTATCTTGGCTTTTATTTCTTCTCTGATTTTTTTGTGGTAGGGATTTTTAATTTCCCGTTTGTGATACACCAAATGATAGGGAATAAAGTCGGTCTTAAAGGGGCAGGTTAATATTTGCAGGTTTAATTTATCGGCCCATTGCTCGGCAAATGTGCGTGCGATAACGGCGATAGAATCACTCTGGGCAATATTGAGCGCAATGCTGGCGATGGAGTGACAAATTAATGCAATTTTGCGTTCTTCAATCGGTTCATTGGCAAAGAGTTCGAAGGCGCGAATTTTATCCCAGGTGCCACTATAAAGTGCATGTTCTTCGTTATAAAAGGCCTCTTTAGTAATGCTGTGCTGAATTCGTGGATGGTCACGACGGCAAATAACGACCAAGGGTTCTAAGTAAATTTCCTCCACCATAAAGGCGCTATCTCGGGTCAGAAAACTGTCGACTATGATGTCGGTTTTCTCGTGGCGCAGGTGTTCAAATAGATGGTTTTTCTCTGGTGGCGATTCTTGCAAGCTAATGTTTTCAATTGGAAATAGTGCGCTTATCAGCGACTCATTGCAGCACACATTAAATTGGGTACGCATGTTCATCGCATTTTCGATGATGCTGAGGGCTTGGCGAAATGCGGGGATCAATTGTTGCCCTTTACTGGAGAGTTCGATTCCTCGTCCTTGCTTGATAAAAAGGTTTTCGCCATAGCGATTTTCTAAGCGTTTAATTGCGGCGCTGATTGCGGGTTGCGTTAATTGTAAATGTTCAGCGGCTTTAGTATAGGACTGGCATTCGGCCACGACTAAAAAGGTGCGCACTAAATTTAAATCCATAAATTTCAACCCATAATCTTCAATTCATAAATTTGATTTATGTATCTTAAAACATTTTGATGATTGTTTCTTGTACAAATTGGGTCTAGCCTGAGTGGGATGTTTATGTTTTGTGAGAGATGAGATAACCCCCACCGTAAAAATGGAGTCTTTATGAGTACAGGAAAAAAACCGCGCTCAAATAAGTTTGTGCTAAATGCCTGCACACTTGCCTTGGGCGCCGCGTCAGTGACAGCCTATGCTGCAGATAAACCAAATATTCTGGTAATTTTTGGTGATGATGTGGGTTACTGGAACTTAAGTACCTACAACAATGGAATGTTGGCATATAGCACGCCCAATATTGACAGTATTGCCGCAGAAGGAACTAAGTTTACTAACTTTTATGCTCAGCAGAGTTCTACCGCGGGTCGTAGTGCCTTTATTACTGGCCAGATGCCTAAGCGTACAGGTCTATCTAAAGTCGGTATGCCAGGCGCCCCCGAAGGGATTAGCGAAAAAGATCCCACCATTGCAACTATGTTAAAAAATTTAGGTTATGCAACGGGTCAATTTGGTAAAAACCACTTAGGCGACCGCGACGAGCATTTACCGACTAACCATGGTTTCGACGAATTCTTTGGTAACTTGTACCACCTCAATGCCGAAGAAGAGCCTGAAAACGTCGATTATCCTAAAGATCCCGCCTTCCGTAAGAAGTTTGGCCCACGCGGCGTCATCCATTCCTATGCCGATGGCAAAATCGAAGATACAGGTCCACTAACCCGTAAGCGTATGGAAACCGTCGATGGCGAGTTCCTCGATGCGGCCGAAACCTTTATCGAGAAGCAAGTTAAGGCGGACAAACCCTTCTTCACTTGGTTTAACACCACGCGTATGCACAACTATACCCACGTGCCTGACTCCTATGCCGGTAAAACCGGTGCCGGATTCTATGCCGATGGTATGAAGCAGCACGACGATGAGGTGGGTAAGTTACTGAAGAAGATCAAAGATCTGGGTATTGATGATAACACTATCATCATCTACACCTCGGATAACGGTCCAATGGTCGACATGTGGCCTGATGCGGGTGTGACGCCCTTCCGCAGTGAGAAAAACACCGGCTGGGAAGGTGCATTCCGTGTGCCTGGCATGATCAAATGGCCTGGACACATCAAACCTGGAACCACTAAAAACGGTATGGTCTCTTTGGAAGACTTTTTCCCAACCTTAGTCGCCGCAGCGGGCGGTGAAGGCGTTGAGAAAGAATTACTCAAGGGTAAAAAGGTCGGTAAACAAACCTACAAAGTGCACCTCGATGGTTACAACCAACTGCCTTACTTCACCGATAAGACCCAAGAGTCGGCTCGTAAAGAGTTCGTCTACTGGAGTGACGACGGTGACTTATTGGCATTGCGTTACAACCAATTCAAGTTCCACTTCATGATCCAAGAACATGAAACGGGCTTTGCGGTTTGGCAATATCCATTCACTAAGCTGCGTGTACCTTTGATTTTCGACCTCAGTGTCGATCCATTCGAGAAGGGTGACAAAGGTATGGGCTACAACACTTGGATGTACGAACGTGCATTCTTGTTAGGCCCTGCCATGGCTAAGGTCGGTGAAGTCATGGAAAGCTTTAAAGAGTTCCCACCGCGGATGGAAGCTGGTACGTTTGTTCCTAGATAAACAAGCTGTTTTTTAAATAGAAATTGGCTGACGTTCATGTGAACGTCAGCCAATACAAGGAAGTCTGCATGGCGAAAACTTCAATGCGAGCATCAACGATACTCGATGTCGTACCGTTAAAATCAGCTGCAAAAGCGCTTGGAGAGCATCCCGATTACCAACGTCGTTTCCACGTGATGGCTAAGCCCGGTGGGGCGAAATGTAACATCGATTGCCAATATTGTTTTTATCTGCACAAAGAAGGCTTATTGCATCAGCCTAAGCAACCAGAGATGGATGATGCGACCCTCGAAGCCTTTGTTAAAGGTTATATCGAAAGCCAAGATGGCGACGAAATCGTATTCTCATGGCAGGGTGGCGAGCCGACCCTGTTAGGCGTGGACTACTTTCGTAAAGTGGTTCAGCTACAGAAAAAATATCAACCCCTAGGCGTTAACATTGAAAACGATCTGCAAACCAACGGCATCCTATTAAACGATGAATGGTGCCAGTTTCTTGCCGAGCATAATTTCCTCGTGGGTTTATCCATCGACGGTCCCGAAGAACTCCATAACAAGTATCGTGTGACTCGCAGTGGCAAGCCAACCTTTCATTTAGTGATGGCTGCGGTCGAAAAGCTCAAACAATACAAGGTGCGTTTTAACACCTTAGTGACGGTTAACCGCCACAACGTAAAGTATCCGCTCGAAGTTTATCGCTTTGTCACCAAAGAGTTGGGCGCGACCTATATCCAGTTCAATCCTGTGGTCGAACCCAGCGACTTTAAAACCACGGCGCCACAGTTTTGGAACAGCAGCATGGTCCCCACGGTTGGCAGCGAGCTGGCAAAGCCTGGGCATCCTATGTCGGTGGTGACGGATTGGTCAGTCGATGCCGATGACTGGGGCAAGTTCCTTATCGTTACCTTTGAAGAGTGGATCAACAACGATCTTGGCCGAGTACTGGTTAACCTGTTTGAGACGGCGGTCGCCCAAGTGATGGGCAAACCGGCGCAGCTTTGTATTACCGCTGAGTTTTGCGGTAAGGGCTTAGCCATTGAGCATAATGGCGATGTCTTTAGCTGTGACCATTATGTTTACCCCGAATATAAGATTGCCAATGTGCGCGAGCGTCCCTTAAATGAAATGGCGTTCTCAACCCGGCAATTAACCTTTGGTATGGCGAAGCGCGACTCGTTACCCCAATACTGTAAAGACTGCCCTTATCTCAAACTCTGTTGGGGTGAATGCCCTAAAAATCGCCTGTTGAAAACCCCAGATGGGGAGGAAGGGCTCAATTATCTGTGTCCAGGGATTAAAGCATTTTTCGATTATTCGTTGCCAATTCTGACGGGATTGGCCGTATTGCTAGGACAACCACATGGAACCAATGGCTAACACACAAACGCGTGCCCACGGGGATATTCTCGCCTTAATTGAACAGGTTGAATCTCAAGTCGTAGGGCAACGCACAGTGATCCGCAGTCTGATTTTGGGCTTACTGTGTAGCGGCCATGTGCTGCTCGAAGGTTTGCCCGGAACGGCAAAAACCCGCTCGGTTAAGGCCTTGGCCAATGCCTTGGCGATTTCCTTTGGTCGGATCCAGTTTACGCCGGATCTCTTGCCCTCCGATGTGACGGGCACTGAGGTGCTTCACGAGGCTGAGGGTAAATCGACACTCAGGTTTCAGCCGGGGCCAGTGTTTAACCAAATCGTGCTGGCCGATGAAATTAACCGTGCCCCCGCCAAGGTACAGGCGGCGCTGTTAGAGGCGATGGCCGAAGGGACTATTACCGTGGCGGGGCAAACCCATGTGCTGCCCGAACTCTTTATGGTGCTGGCGACACAAAACCCCATCGAGCAGGAAGGCACCTATCCGCTGCCCGAGGCGCAGATGGACCGTTTTCTGATCAAAGCTTCGGTGGAATACCCTACAAAAGAAGCCGAGCGTGACATAGTGCGCCTCGTCCGCAGTGAGGAAAACGGTGTTTTTAGCGCCGAAAAACCGCAAACCATCACCATAGATCCCGCCAGTATTCTCAAGGCGCGGCAGCAAATTGCGGCCGTGACGCTATCGGATATGGTGGAGAACTATATTATCGATTTAGTGATGGCGACGCGCCAGCCCGAGCAATATCCCCAATCTAAGTTAGCCAGCTGGCTGATGATTGGCGCCAGCCCTAGGGCATCCATTGCGCTGGACAAATGTGCCCGCGCCTTGGCTTGGCTAAATGGCCGCGACCATGTGCTGGTGGACGATGTGCGTGAGGTGGCGATTTTAGTATTGGGCCATAGGTTGAGCCTCTCCTACGAGGCATTAGCGGATGGAGTCAATCAGCGCGATCTGGTGCATGAACTGCTCGATGTGGTCAGTATTGGATAACGGCTATGGCGTTCGCATCTCTGGCCGCATCCACTCGAACTCAGTCGTCCATGTCCGCTGCCGCTAAGCAACAGGACCCCCGTATCTATGCCAGTTTGCCGCAACTGGTGCGATTGCAGGGACAGACGACGCAAATCAAAATGCTTAGCCTGCGTTACTCTCGGGCGCACCTTTCTGGCCGTTATCAATCGCATCAACGGGGGCGCGGGCTGAACTTTGAGGAGCTGCGCCACTACCAACTGGGTGATGATATTCGCCAAATGGATTGGAAGGTCACCCAACGCACGGGTAAGCCCCATGTGCGCAGTTACACCGAAGAGAAAGATCGCCAAGTGATCCTCTGCGTTGACCAACGTAGCTCCATGTATTTTGGTTCGGTGAGCCATATGAAATCCGTCGTGGCCGCCGAGATTGCCGCCTTAATGGGCTGGCTGGCGCTGGCCAATAATGACAGGGTTGGGCTGTTGATATCCGCGACTCAGCAGTTGCATTGGTGCTCGGCAAAGCGTGGTACAGCGCATTTTTTAATGGGATTAGATAGGCTTATCCAAGCCAATCATTCCCTAAGTGCGGCGAGCCGAGATAGCAAACGGGTAAGCTTCGCCCAGTGGATGCAAATCTTAAGTCAGCGCAGCCTCAAAGCCGCAACGTTAGTGATTGTCAGCGACTTTGCCGATGCCGATAACCAATCCCTCAAACAGTTAAAGTACCTGCAGCAGCATAATGATGTGCTGTGTATTTTTATCTCTGATCCGATGGAAACCCATGTGCCCGAAGACAGTGTTAGCAGCACTTGGGTTGTGGGTGATGGCCAATATCAGTTGGCATTACAGAAGGGGCAACAAACGGCCGAGGTGAATAAGGCGCTGCAAAAACAATATCTTGAGAAACAAACCCAACTCAAAAATCTGATGGCGATGCAGCGTATGCCCTTCATTGAAATCGGCACACAAGGCGATCATCTGCTGCAACTGGCTCGTACCCTGAGTGATATCCAATGACGGCAATCTCACTGCTTGGCGCAACTCAGTCTCCTCCTAGCAGCTACATGCTGAGGGAGTTAAAAGACGTAGCTCAGCCCGATCCTGTGAGCTGGTGGCCACAAACTCTGGGCTGGCAAATATTGCTGCTGGTATTGCTGCTATATCTGGGTTATCGCCTGTATCTCAAGGGGATTTTCTGGTGGCGTAACCGTTACCGTCAGGAGGCGATAACGGCCTTGCTGAGTCTGTCGGCGGAGGACCCGCATTGGCCGACGCAGATGATGAAGATTATTAAAATCGTGATGGTCTACTTAGAGCCGAAAAATGCCTCCCTCTACGGTGCTCCCTTGCTCGAGCAGATGGGGCGTTACCATACGAAGGCTCACCTCGCGAACGACGAATCGTTTCAGCAGTGGCTAAAATGCCTTGAAGATCCTAATGCCGCTCGCCCCGATTTTAGCGCTGTGCGCCAAGGGCTAAGCCAGTGGTTAAGCGGGCATCAATTGCCGGAGGCTCGCCATGGATCAGCTTGAGTTTGCCTATCCTTTGGCGTTTATCCTGTTGCCGCTGCCCGTGGTGGTGTACTGGTTTGTGCCCGCGTACCGCAGCCGCGAAGATGCGATCAAAGTGCCGTTCTTTACCGAAATCCTACGGGCATTGAACGAGACTCCCAAAGTTGCCGCTGGTCTGCTCAGCCCGAAACATTGGCAGCGGGGCATGCTGATCCTCTCTTGGCTGTTGATTGTCACCGCATTGGCTAAGCCTAGCATCCTAGGTGAAGTGCAAACCCGCGAAGCCTTCGGGCGGGACGTCCTCATGTTGGTAGACTTGTCTGGCTCGATGGATGAGGCGGATTTTACCACCGCCGATGGCAGTACCTTAACCCGCTTAAACGCGGCGAAAAACGTCTTAAAAACATTTATCGCCAAACGCAGTGGCGACCGGTTTGGACTGATCTTGTTTGGGGATGCCGCCTTTATCCAAACGCCATTTACCGCCGATCAGCAGGTGTGGTTAAGCTTGCTAGAGGAGGCGCAAACGGGGATGGCGGGGCAGAGCACCCATCTTGGCGATGCGATTGGTCTTGGCATTAAAGTGTTCGAGCAAAATCCGCAGCCATCGGAGCAGCAGGTGATGATAGTGCTGACCGATGGTAACGATACTGGCAGCTTTGTCGAACCCGTGGATGCCGCCAAGATTGCCGCCGCGAGAGGCATCAAGATTTACACTATCGCTATGGGCGATCCAACCCATGTGGGCGAGCAGCCAATGGATATGGAGGTGGTTCAAAGGGTGTCGCAGCTCACTCAGGCGCGCGCCTTTATTGCTATCGACCAAGCGGAATTGGATAAGGCGTATCAGCTGATCGATAAGTTGGAGCCGCAGCAATACAGCAGCGCCAGTTTCCGCCCGAAAATTACCCTGCATTACTATCTGATTGCCATTGTACTCGCCCTACACTTGTTGATTTTTAGTTGGATGACGCTGCGGCAAATGTTCAGCCGCACCGAGGTGGCCAATGAGTGATTGGCATTTAGAACTGCAAATGTTGGCGCAGTTTCATTTTATACGGCCACTCTGGTTATTGACCCTCATTCCACTCGCCATTGTGCTGATGCTGCGTTGGCGCCGGGATGATGTGCAGCAACGGTTGGTATTTTTCCCAACCATTTGCGCAGTGCGCTCACGCTGAATCAAGGCGGTTGGCGCAGTCAATTACCTTTGAAAATCTTAATGTTATTGCTGTTATTGGCGGTGATTATCTGTGCGGGACCGACCTGGGAGCGCGAAGCGTCGCCCTTCGGCGAAGACGATGCCGCGCTGATGGTGTTGCTCGACAGCAGTGAGAGCATGAAACAACAGGACGTGGCACCGGATAGACTCAGCCGCGCTAAACATAAGATCTTAGATTTAATTGCGGCGCGAAGCGGCGGTAAGACGGGGTTGATGGTGTTTGCGGGCAGCGCCCATGTGGCTATGCCCGTTACTAGCGATGCTAAGGTGTTACAGCCTTACCTTGAGGCGATAAGCCCTGAGGTGATGCCGTTATCCGGCAAGGCGGCGCAAACTGCACTGAGTCAGCTCGCTGAGCAATTACCCGCGAATGCTGGCAACAGTGTCTTACTGCTTACCGACGGCGTTGACCAACTCACTATCGATGCCTTTGAGCGCTATTTTACCGAGCAGTTTGAACATCCTCCCTATCAATTGTTGATCTTGGCGATCGGCGATCCCGATGTTCAATCGCAGGTGCCAGTGGATGTTGACTCCCTAGCAAACTTGGCCGATAGCACGGGCGGCAGTCTGTACCGCATGACAATAGATGATGCGGATATTCAGGCACTTGAGCGCAAAATTGAGCGCTTTAGCATGCTAAATAATGACTCCAGCATGCCTTGGTTAGATGAAGGCTATTGGTTGCTTTGGCCCTTAGCCTTGCTCAGTTTACTGTGGTTTCGCCGGGGCTGGTTGGTGAAGTGGAGCCTAGTGTTAGCGTTAACGCTACCGAGTATTGCGCCGCAACAGGCCTATGCCGAAATCACCGTTTCTAAGGCGGCCACCGAGACCCAAGTGACACAAGTCAGTTTTGCCGAGCGGAGTTGGCAATGGTGGTTGGATCTGTGGCTAACGCCGGATCAACAAGGCGCACTCTGGTTTAATAAGGGCGAATTTGCCAAGGCGGCAGCGGCTTACCATTCGGTGCTCAACAAGGGAATCGCCTACTACTATGGCGGCGAGTATAA comes from the Shewanella seohaensis genome and includes:
- the groL gene encoding chaperonin GroEL (60 kDa chaperone family; promotes refolding of misfolded polypeptides especially under stressful conditions; forms two stacked rings of heptamers to form a barrel-shaped 14mer; ends can be capped by GroES; misfolded proteins enter the barrel where they are refolded when GroES binds), which codes for MAAKEVLFGNDARVKMLAGVNILANAVKVTLGPKGRNVVLDKSFGSPLITKDGVSVAKEIELEDKFENMGAQMVKEVASKANDAAGDGTTTATVLAQAIVTEGLKAVAAGMNPMDLKRGIDKAVVAAVIELKTLSQECADTKAIAQVGTISANSDESIGEIIATAMEKVGKEGVITVEEGQALENELDVVEGMQFDRGYLSPYFINKPETGSVELDHPFVLLVDKKISNIRELLPILEGLAKTGKPLLIIAEDVEGEALATLVVNNMRGIVKVAAVKAPGFGDRRKAMLQDVAILTGGTVIAEEIGLELEKATLEDLGTAKRVVITKDDTTIIDGNGEQAQIEARVSQIKQQIQAEESTSDYDREKLQERMAKLAGGVAVIKVGAATEVEMKEKKARVEDALHATRAAVEEGVVAGGGVALVRVASKIAEVEVANEDQKHGVTIALRAMEAPLRQIATNAGEEASVVANTVKNGSGNFGYNAGNDTYGDMLEMGILDPTKVTRSALQFAASIAGLMITTEAMVAELPKADAPDMGGMGGMGGMGGMM
- a CDS encoding LysR family transcriptional regulator, with the translated sequence MDLNLVRTFLVVAECQSYTKAAEHLQLTQPAISAAIKRLENRYGENLFIKQGRGIELSSKGQQLIPAFRQALSIIENAMNMRTQFNVCCNESLISALFPIENISLQESPPEKNHLFEHLRHEKTDIIVDSFLTRDSAFMVEEIYLEPLVVICRRDHPRIQHSITKEAFYNEEHALYSGTWDKIRAFELFANEPIEERKIALICHSIASIALNIAQSDSIAVIARTFAEQWADKLNLQILTCPFKTDFIPYHLVYHKREIKNPYHKKIREEIKAKIKALDRH
- a CDS encoding arylsulfatase encodes the protein MSTGKKPRSNKFVLNACTLALGAASVTAYAADKPNILVIFGDDVGYWNLSTYNNGMLAYSTPNIDSIAAEGTKFTNFYAQQSSTAGRSAFITGQMPKRTGLSKVGMPGAPEGISEKDPTIATMLKNLGYATGQFGKNHLGDRDEHLPTNHGFDEFFGNLYHLNAEEEPENVDYPKDPAFRKKFGPRGVIHSYADGKIEDTGPLTRKRMETVDGEFLDAAETFIEKQVKADKPFFTWFNTTRMHNYTHVPDSYAGKTGAGFYADGMKQHDDEVGKLLKKIKDLGIDDNTIIIYTSDNGPMVDMWPDAGVTPFRSEKNTGWEGAFRVPGMIKWPGHIKPGTTKNGMVSLEDFFPTLVAAAGGEGVEKELLKGKKVGKQTYKVHLDGYNQLPYFTDKTQESARKEFVYWSDDGDLLALRYNQFKFHFMIQEHETGFAVWQYPFTKLRVPLIFDLSVDPFEKGDKGMGYNTWMYERAFLLGPAMAKVGEVMESFKEFPPRMEAGTFVPR
- a CDS encoding anaerobic sulfatase maturase, with amino-acid sequence MAKTSMRASTILDVVPLKSAAKALGEHPDYQRRFHVMAKPGGAKCNIDCQYCFYLHKEGLLHQPKQPEMDDATLEAFVKGYIESQDGDEIVFSWQGGEPTLLGVDYFRKVVQLQKKYQPLGVNIENDLQTNGILLNDEWCQFLAEHNFLVGLSIDGPEELHNKYRVTRSGKPTFHLVMAAVEKLKQYKVRFNTLVTVNRHNVKYPLEVYRFVTKELGATYIQFNPVVEPSDFKTTAPQFWNSSMVPTVGSELAKPGHPMSVVTDWSVDADDWGKFLIVTFEEWINNDLGRVLVNLFETAVAQVMGKPAQLCITAEFCGKGLAIEHNGDVFSCDHYVYPEYKIANVRERPLNEMAFSTRQLTFGMAKRDSLPQYCKDCPYLKLCWGECPKNRLLKTPDGEEGLNYLCPGIKAFFDYSLPILTGLAVLLGQPHGTNG
- a CDS encoding AAA family ATPase produces the protein MEPMANTQTRAHGDILALIEQVESQVVGQRTVIRSLILGLLCSGHVLLEGLPGTAKTRSVKALANALAISFGRIQFTPDLLPSDVTGTEVLHEAEGKSTLRFQPGPVFNQIVLADEINRAPAKVQAALLEAMAEGTITVAGQTHVLPELFMVLATQNPIEQEGTYPLPEAQMDRFLIKASVEYPTKEAERDIVRLVRSEENGVFSAEKPQTITIDPASILKARQQIAAVTLSDMVENYIIDLVMATRQPEQYPQSKLASWLMIGASPRASIALDKCARALAWLNGRDHVLVDDVREVAILVLGHRLSLSYEALADGVNQRDLVHELLDVVSIG
- a CDS encoding DUF58 domain-containing protein, producing MAFASLAASTRTQSSMSAAAKQQDPRIYASLPQLVRLQGQTTQIKMLSLRYSRAHLSGRYQSHQRGRGLNFEELRHYQLGDDIRQMDWKVTQRTGKPHVRSYTEEKDRQVILCVDQRSSMYFGSVSHMKSVVAAEIAALMGWLALANNDRVGLLISATQQLHWCSAKRGTAHFLMGLDRLIQANHSLSAASRDSKRVSFAQWMQILSQRSLKAATLVIVSDFADADNQSLKQLKYLQQHNDVLCIFISDPMETHVPEDSVSSTWVVGDGQYQLALQKGQQTAEVNKALQKQYLEKQTQLKNLMAMQRMPFIEIGTQGDHLLQLARTLSDIQ
- a CDS encoding DUF4381 domain-containing protein: MTAISLLGATQSPPSSYMLRELKDVAQPDPVSWWPQTLGWQILLLVLLLYLGYRLYLKGIFWWRNRYRQEAITALLSLSAEDPHWPTQMMKIIKIVMVYLEPKNASLYGAPLLEQMGRYHTKAHLANDESFQQWLKCLEDPNAARPDFSAVRQGLSQWLSGHQLPEARHGSA
- a CDS encoding VWA domain-containing protein; translated protein: MDQLEFAYPLAFILLPLPVVVYWFVPAYRSREDAIKVPFFTEILRALNETPKVAAGLLSPKHWQRGMLILSWLLIVTALAKPSILGEVQTREAFGRDVLMLVDLSGSMDEADFTTADGSTLTRLNAAKNVLKTFIAKRSGDRFGLILFGDAAFIQTPFTADQQVWLSLLEEAQTGMAGQSTHLGDAIGLGIKVFEQNPQPSEQQVMIVLTDGNDTGSFVEPVDAAKIAAARGIKIYTIAMGDPTHVGEQPMDMEVVQRVSQLTQARAFIAIDQAELDKAYQLIDKLEPQQYSSASFRPKITLHYYLIAIVLALHLLIFSWMTLRQMFSRTEVANE